One segment of Desulfosudis oleivorans Hxd3 DNA contains the following:
- the htpG gene encoding molecular chaperone HtpG, whose protein sequence is MTNKETHSFKTEVQQLLNLIINSLYSNREIFLRELISNASDAIDKLRFAAQTDPDILGDDTEFKIKITADKENRTIEVADNGIGMTREEVIENIGTIAQSGTASFLAALEQSKKEGQLSPELIGQFGVGFYSAFIVADRVTLVTRAAGADTAVCWESAGDGAYTIEDTEKADRGTRVILHLRENKSEEEDELEDFTEEYTIRHIVRKHSDFVAYPIVMDVERDEPVPEDEAILDKDGKPVEGQTRKVVKEETLNSMKAIWLRDKNEVTEEEHNEFYRHLSHDWNPPLAHLHLKMEGVIEYTALLYVPAKAPFELFRAERKHGISLYCKRVFIMDDCKELFPEYLRFIKGVVDAPDLNLNVSREILQQDAVVRNIRKNLTKRVLKLFAEMGAEKYDTFYAELGPVLKEGVYTDIENREKLADLLRYRTTKSGEKRISLKDYVAGMKADQQEMYYITGDDLASLMNHPHLERLKEKGYEVLLMADPVDEWVVQSLTEYEGKKLKSAEKGDLDLDKVDEAQKGEYEKLLSHMKTVLEAKVKDVKPSTRLKESPACLSGDTYDMSAYMEKILKASGQQMPETKRVLELNLEHPAMAKIKALFEADKESEQLTDYINLMYDIALIGEGGRIDNPSRFSRIVGDLMAS, encoded by the coding sequence ATGACAAACAAGGAGACCCACTCGTTTAAAACCGAAGTTCAGCAGCTGTTAAACCTGATCATCAATTCCCTGTATTCCAACCGGGAGATTTTTCTGCGCGAGCTGATTTCAAACGCGTCGGACGCCATTGACAAGCTGCGGTTTGCCGCGCAGACCGACCCCGACATCCTGGGAGATGACACGGAGTTTAAAATAAAGATCACGGCCGACAAAGAGAACCGCACCATTGAGGTGGCGGACAACGGCATCGGCATGACCCGGGAAGAGGTAATCGAGAACATCGGCACCATTGCCCAGAGCGGCACGGCATCGTTCCTGGCGGCCCTGGAACAGTCGAAAAAAGAGGGGCAGCTGTCGCCTGAGCTGATCGGCCAGTTTGGTGTGGGGTTTTACAGCGCCTTTATTGTGGCCGACCGGGTGACCCTGGTCACGAGGGCCGCCGGAGCGGATACAGCGGTCTGTTGGGAGTCTGCCGGTGACGGGGCCTATACCATCGAAGACACGGAAAAGGCCGACCGGGGCACTCGCGTGATCCTGCACCTGCGGGAAAACAAGTCGGAAGAAGAAGACGAGCTTGAGGATTTTACAGAGGAGTACACCATTCGTCACATTGTTCGCAAGCACTCCGATTTTGTGGCCTATCCCATTGTAATGGATGTGGAGCGCGACGAACCGGTGCCCGAGGATGAGGCCATTCTGGACAAGGACGGCAAGCCGGTGGAGGGCCAGACCCGCAAGGTGGTAAAAGAGGAGACCTTGAACTCCATGAAGGCCATCTGGCTCAGGGACAAGAACGAGGTCACCGAAGAGGAGCATAACGAGTTTTACCGCCATCTGAGCCACGACTGGAACCCGCCCCTGGCCCACCTTCACCTGAAGATGGAGGGGGTGATCGAGTACACGGCCCTGCTCTATGTACCGGCCAAGGCCCCGTTTGAGCTGTTCCGGGCCGAGCGCAAGCACGGTATCTCCCTCTACTGCAAGCGGGTATTTATAATGGATGACTGTAAGGAGCTGTTTCCCGAATACCTGCGGTTTATCAAGGGCGTGGTGGACGCGCCGGACTTAAACCTCAACGTGAGCCGGGAGATTCTGCAGCAGGACGCCGTGGTGCGAAACATTCGCAAGAACCTGACCAAGCGGGTGCTCAAGCTGTTTGCCGAAATGGGCGCGGAAAAGTATGACACCTTTTACGCAGAGCTGGGGCCGGTGCTCAAGGAGGGCGTTTATACCGATATTGAGAACCGGGAAAAGCTGGCCGACCTGCTGCGCTACCGCACAACCAAGTCCGGGGAAAAACGGATCAGCCTGAAGGATTACGTGGCCGGCATGAAGGCCGACCAGCAGGAGATGTATTATATCACCGGTGATGACCTGGCCTCGCTGATGAACCACCCCCACCTGGAGCGGCTCAAGGAAAAGGGGTACGAAGTGCTTTTGATGGCCGACCCGGTGGACGAGTGGGTGGTCCAGTCTTTGACCGAGTATGAGGGCAAAAAGCTCAAGAGCGCGGAAAAGGGCGACCTGGACTTAGACAAGGTAGATGAGGCCCAAAAGGGCGAGTATGAAAAGCTTTTGTCCCATATGAAGACCGTTCTGGAGGCCAAGGTCAAGGATGTCAAGCCTTCCACCCGGCTCAAGGAGTCACCGGCCTGCCTTTCCGGTGACACTTACGACATGAGCGCTTACATGGAAAAGATTCTGAAAGCCTCGGGGCAGCAGATGCCGGAGACCAAAAGGGTGCTGGAGCTGAACCTGGAACACCCGGCAATGGCCAAAATCAAGGCACTGTTTGAAGCGGACAAGGAAAGTGAGCAGCTCACTGATTATATCAATCTTATGTATGACATTGCCCTGATCGGAGAAGGGGGCCGCATTGACAATCCGTCGCGGTTTTCCAGGATCGTGGGGGACCTGATGGCCTCATAA
- the larC gene encoding nickel pincer cofactor biosynthesis protein LarC translates to MDIYFDCGSGISGDMTLAAFVDLGVPVEWLRQELARLPLDGFDIQESVVSRNGIRAKKIDVIDIHGDGDDGHAHGRHYAAIRSLIGGSPLPERVKQIALAAFEKLAKAEAAVHGVPLEKVHFHEVGGVDAIVDIVGAALCVAHLKVGKIAASAVPLGSGHVTCRHGVLPVPAPATVGILKGVPVYGTNVDCELVTPTGAAILTTLATEFGPMPAMTMEKTGYGAGTREIAAMPNLLRLISGRFQTAGAADGHADLMMETCIDDMTPEIWGHVMERLFEAGARDVYFVPVHMKKNRPGILLCVLCDKAQREALAACILSETTSIGVRYYPVERIMLARRPVTVKTAFGPVQAKAVTLPNGTTRIAPEYEACRKISLERKVSILEIYRATADGPVV, encoded by the coding sequence ATGGACATCTATTTTGACTGCGGTTCCGGCATCAGCGGCGACATGACCCTGGCCGCGTTTGTGGACCTGGGCGTGCCTGTGGAGTGGCTCAGGCAGGAGCTGGCCCGCCTGCCCTTGGACGGGTTTGACATTCAGGAATCCGTTGTGTCGCGTAACGGGATTCGGGCGAAAAAAATCGACGTAATCGACATTCATGGCGATGGGGATGACGGCCACGCCCATGGCCGCCACTACGCGGCCATCCGTTCCCTGATCGGCGGCAGCCCCCTGCCCGAGCGGGTCAAGCAGATCGCCCTGGCCGCCTTTGAAAAGCTGGCAAAGGCCGAAGCCGCTGTTCACGGCGTGCCTCTGGAAAAGGTTCACTTTCACGAAGTGGGCGGGGTGGATGCCATCGTGGACATCGTGGGCGCGGCCCTGTGCGTGGCCCACCTGAAGGTCGGAAAAATCGCCGCCTCAGCAGTGCCCCTGGGCTCCGGCCATGTGACGTGCAGGCACGGGGTGCTGCCGGTGCCGGCACCGGCCACGGTGGGAATCTTAAAAGGCGTGCCGGTGTACGGCACGAACGTGGATTGTGAACTGGTGACCCCCACAGGCGCGGCCATTCTTACCACACTGGCAACCGAATTTGGCCCCATGCCGGCCATGACCATGGAAAAGACCGGTTACGGCGCCGGTACCCGGGAGATTGCGGCCATGCCCAACCTGCTGCGCCTCATTTCCGGCAGATTTCAGACTGCCGGTGCGGCAGACGGCCATGCCGACCTGATGATGGAGACCTGCATTGACGATATGACCCCCGAAATCTGGGGCCATGTCATGGAACGGCTCTTTGAAGCCGGGGCCAGGGATGTTTATTTTGTCCCGGTGCACATGAAAAAGAACCGGCCCGGTATCCTGCTTTGCGTACTGTGCGACAAGGCCCAACGCGAGGCCCTGGCCGCCTGCATCCTGTCTGAAACCACCTCCATCGGCGTGCGCTACTATCCGGTGGAGCGCATCATGCTGGCCCGCCGGCCGGTCACGGTGAAAACGGCCTTTGGCCCGGTCCAGGCCAAGGCCGTCACCCTGCCCAACGGCACCACCCGCATCGCCCCGGAGTATGAAGCCTGCCGCAAGATCTCCCTGGAACGCAAGGTTTCAATCCTGGAGATTTACCGGGCGACGGCGGATGGCCCGGTAGTTTAG
- a CDS encoding M20/M25/M40 family metallo-hydrolase yields MINRKRLTDTFVSLVKIDSESKNEKAVCAFLADLFQDMGGVPEIDDAAAGIGGNSGNLVVRFAGAPGIEPLLLSAHMDTVAPGQGIDPVLTDGVFSSRGDTILGADDKSALAIIAEALRVTSDQGGPVCPIDLVITVCEEIGLVGAKHLDTSLFSAKNGYVLDASDTAGIVTRAPAANKFSFVVQGKDAHAGAHPEDGINAIAVAAKALAKLSPGRVDADTTFNIGLIQGGIATNIVPPVVTIKGEARSHSDQKLADLTDHIVSVFKETAEAQAATSCYPGLPFVDIEVENDFKSLFIGPDHKVVRTAMNAASQIGVDLKEKTSGGGSDANIFFQQGITAAILGTGMKDMHTVRETVAVDDMARAAELLVEIIRQWSVQ; encoded by the coding sequence ATGATCAACAGAAAAAGACTGACCGACACCTTTGTGTCCCTGGTAAAAATCGACAGTGAATCAAAAAATGAAAAGGCAGTGTGCGCGTTTCTGGCCGACCTGTTCCAGGACATGGGCGGCGTCCCGGAAATAGACGATGCCGCCGCCGGCATAGGCGGCAACAGCGGCAACCTGGTGGTCCGGTTTGCCGGTGCTCCGGGCATCGAACCCCTTCTGCTCTCCGCCCATATGGACACGGTGGCGCCGGGGCAGGGCATTGATCCCGTGCTGACAGACGGCGTGTTTTCCAGCCGGGGCGATACCATTCTGGGGGCTGATGACAAGAGCGCGCTTGCCATCATTGCCGAGGCCCTGCGCGTGACCAGCGACCAGGGGGGGCCGGTCTGTCCCATCGACCTGGTGATCACCGTGTGCGAGGAGATCGGCCTGGTAGGGGCCAAGCACCTGGACACAAGCCTCTTTTCCGCGAAAAATGGTTATGTGCTGGACGCCTCGGACACGGCGGGCATCGTGACCCGGGCCCCGGCAGCCAACAAGTTCAGTTTTGTGGTGCAGGGAAAAGACGCCCATGCCGGGGCCCATCCCGAAGATGGCATCAACGCCATTGCCGTGGCGGCAAAAGCCCTGGCAAAGCTTTCTCCCGGCCGGGTGGACGCGGACACCACGTTCAACATCGGCCTGATCCAGGGCGGCATCGCCACCAACATCGTTCCGCCGGTAGTAACCATTAAGGGCGAGGCCCGCAGTCACAGCGACCAGAAGCTGGCCGACCTTACCGATCATATTGTTTCCGTGTTTAAAGAGACCGCCGAAGCCCAGGCCGCCACATCGTGCTACCCCGGCCTGCCCTTTGTGGATATCGAGGTGGAAAACGATTTTAAAAGCCTGTTCATCGGGCCGGACCACAAGGTGGTGCGCACCGCCATGAACGCCGCGTCCCAAATCGGCGTGGACCTGAAAGAAAAGACCTCCGGCGGCGGGTCGGACGCCAACATCTTTTTTCAGCAGGGAATCACCGCGGCCATTCTGGGCACCGGCATGAAAGACATGCACACCGTGCGCGAAACCGTTGCCGTAGACGACATGGCCCGGGCCGCCGAACTCCTGGTGGAGATCATCCGGCAGTGGTCGGTGCAATAG
- a CDS encoding phosphatidylserine decarboxylase family protein, producing the protein MSQYKWADPPSRSAFPIARPGYPFIGAGAFVTAVFALAGFSTLSVTGLLVTGFICWFFRDPDRIIPDEKNAVVSPADGKIVTATLVENSPLGKEKCLKISIFMSVFNVHVNRIPFAGKITKILYYPGKFFSANLDKASAENEHNAVFLHTETGKDICFVQIAGLVARRIICNVYEGDQLERGQRFGMICFGSRLDVYLPAGTSLNVSIGDKVAAGASILAYLKS; encoded by the coding sequence ATGAGCCAATACAAGTGGGCTGATCCGCCGTCCCGGTCTGCATTTCCCATTGCCAGGCCGGGATATCCATTTATAGGGGCCGGTGCGTTTGTGACCGCTGTTTTCGCGCTGGCCGGGTTTTCAACCCTGTCGGTAACCGGGCTTCTGGTCACCGGCTTTATCTGCTGGTTCTTCCGGGATCCGGACCGGATCATTCCGGATGAAAAGAACGCGGTGGTGTCGCCGGCGGACGGCAAGATCGTCACGGCAACGCTGGTTGAAAACAGCCCCCTGGGAAAGGAAAAATGCCTGAAAATCAGTATTTTCATGTCGGTTTTCAACGTACATGTCAACCGGATCCCCTTTGCCGGGAAGATAACGAAAATACTGTATTACCCGGGAAAATTCTTCTCGGCCAACCTGGACAAGGCGTCTGCCGAGAACGAGCACAACGCCGTGTTTCTGCACACCGAAACCGGCAAGGACATCTGTTTTGTGCAGATTGCCGGGCTGGTGGCGCGGCGGATTATATGCAATGTCTACGAAGGAGACCAGTTGGAGCGGGGGCAGCGGTTCGGCATGATCTGCTTCGGCTCGCGGCTTGATGTTTACCTGCCGGCCGGCACCTCCCTGAATGTATCGATCGGGGACAAGGTGGCCGCCGGTGCATCCATTCTGGCATATTTGAAATCATGA
- the pssA gene encoding CDP-diacylglycerol--serine O-phosphatidyltransferase, which produces MKKRHIEKEKLRRSIYLLPNLFTTLNLFCGFLAIIAAIEGRFENSAFLILGGMVFDILDGKTARLTKTTSRFGIEYDSLADLITFGLAPGILAYLWAFQPLGKLGWLAALIFMTCGALRLARFNTHVDVADSSVFTGLPIPGAAGMTATSVLFIMKVTNGAGPGPYATVLLLGAMFALAFLMVSNIPYTSFKKAPPVLVRANNFNILVIAVLMLVFIVQEPVVALFTLGALYVSFGPARAVRRLFSRDGRHTEDDAADDLLIETDAADSDEEEHSPYHI; this is translated from the coding sequence ATGAAAAAAAGACACATTGAAAAAGAAAAACTGCGCAGGAGCATCTATCTGCTGCCCAACCTGTTTACCACGTTAAACCTGTTCTGCGGGTTTCTGGCCATTATCGCCGCCATAGAAGGCCGGTTTGAAAACAGCGCGTTTTTGATTCTCGGCGGCATGGTGTTTGATATTCTGGACGGCAAAACCGCCCGGCTCACCAAAACCACCAGCCGGTTCGGTATTGAATACGACTCCCTGGCCGACCTGATCACCTTCGGCCTGGCGCCGGGTATTCTGGCCTACCTGTGGGCCTTTCAGCCTCTGGGGAAACTGGGATGGCTGGCGGCCCTGATCTTTATGACGTGCGGAGCCCTTCGCCTGGCCCGCTTCAACACCCACGTGGATGTGGCCGACTCTTCGGTGTTTACCGGGCTGCCCATTCCCGGAGCGGCCGGCATGACCGCCACCAGCGTGCTGTTCATCATGAAGGTCACCAACGGCGCGGGCCCAGGCCCCTATGCCACGGTTCTGCTGCTGGGGGCCATGTTTGCGCTGGCCTTTCTCATGGTCAGCAATATTCCCTACACCAGTTTTAAGAAGGCGCCGCCCGTTCTGGTGAGGGCGAACAACTTCAACATCCTGGTTATTGCCGTGCTGATGCTGGTGTTTATTGTCCAGGAACCGGTGGTGGCCCTCTTCACGCTGGGGGCGCTGTATGTCTCTTTCGGTCCGGCCCGCGCCGTCCGCCGCCTCTTTTCCAGAGACGGCCGGCACACGGAGGATGACGCGGCCGACGACCTGCTGATCGAAACCGATGCCGCCGATTCGGACGAGGAAGAGCATAGCCCATACCACATCTGA
- a CDS encoding 3-isopropylmalate dehydrogenase has translation MGKSYNIAVIPGDGTGPEVVAEGVKVLNAAAARFGFNLDYTDYSLGGEHYKATGEILNDDTIDRLKKADAIFLGAIGHPDVKPGILEKGLLLKLRFTCDQYINLRPVRLYEGVYTPLKDKTPADIDFTVVRENTEGLYAGAGGFLKYGTPDEVAIQESINTRKGVERCIRFAFEYTRNRNKRKKLTLCGKTNVLTFAFDLWERTFHDVAKEYPDIETDYAHVDAICMWMVKNPEWFDVIVTDNMFGDIITDLGAMIQGGMGVAAGGNINPEGVSMFEPIGGSAPKYTGLGVINPIAAIMAGSLMLEHLGESAAADAIEQAAMTAIKKDLKSVEARKMGMSTAEVGARVAAYVAQS, from the coding sequence ATGGGAAAAAGTTACAACATCGCGGTCATACCGGGAGACGGCACCGGCCCGGAAGTGGTGGCCGAAGGGGTGAAGGTGCTCAACGCCGCCGCCGCCCGGTTCGGCTTCAACCTTGACTACACCGATTATTCGCTGGGCGGTGAACACTACAAGGCCACCGGCGAAATCCTGAACGACGACACCATCGACCGGCTCAAGAAAGCGGACGCCATCTTTCTGGGCGCCATCGGCCATCCCGACGTCAAGCCCGGCATCCTGGAAAAGGGCCTGCTGCTCAAACTTCGATTCACCTGCGACCAGTACATCAACCTCCGGCCGGTACGGCTGTACGAAGGGGTCTATACACCCCTGAAAGACAAGACACCGGCGGATATCGATTTTACCGTTGTTCGGGAAAACACCGAAGGGCTTTATGCCGGGGCCGGTGGCTTTCTGAAGTACGGTACCCCGGACGAGGTGGCCATTCAGGAATCGATCAACACGCGAAAAGGGGTGGAGCGGTGCATCCGGTTCGCCTTTGAATACACCCGCAACCGGAACAAACGAAAAAAGCTGACCCTGTGCGGCAAGACCAACGTGCTGACCTTTGCCTTTGACCTGTGGGAGCGGACCTTTCACGATGTGGCAAAAGAGTATCCGGATATCGAGACCGACTACGCCCACGTGGACGCCATCTGCATGTGGATGGTGAAAAACCCGGAGTGGTTTGACGTGATCGTGACCGACAACATGTTCGGCGATATCATCACCGACCTGGGCGCCATGATTCAGGGCGGCATGGGCGTGGCCGCCGGCGGCAACATCAACCCCGAGGGGGTCTCCATGTTCGAGCCCATCGGCGGATCAGCCCCCAAGTACACCGGCCTGGGCGTGATCAACCCCATTGCCGCCATCATGGCCGGCAGCCTGATGCTGGAACACCTGGGCGAGAGCGCGGCCGCGGACGCCATTGAGCAGGCCGCGATGACCGCCATCAAAAAAGACTTGAAGAGTGTGGAAGCCAGAAAAATGGGCATGAGCACCGCGGAAGTGGGCGCCCGGGTGGCCGCCTATGTGGCTCAATCTTAA
- a CDS encoding aspartate-semialdehyde dehydrogenase has protein sequence MAEKSYNVAVAGATGVVGGQMLACLEERNFPIKSIKMLASSRSVGKKLRFKGEDVPVEELTEESFKDVDIAFFSAGGGPSKKFAPIAAQDGCVVIDNSKTWRMDPDIPLVVPEVNPHAVAGYSKKGIIANPNCSTIQMVVALAPIHKKARIKRIVVCTYQAVSGTGKAAIDELLHQSRAILDNASFEKKVYPHQIAFNCLPHIGSFLETGYTDEEMKMVNETRKIMEDDTIMVSATTIRVPVLYSHSEAVNVETETPISPEEVRELMKNAPGVKVVDDPGANIYPMAIDAAGIDETLVGRIRKDVSVPNGIDMWVVADNIRKGAATNAIQIGEILIRDYF, from the coding sequence ATGGCTGAAAAATCATACAACGTAGCGGTGGCCGGCGCCACTGGTGTTGTGGGCGGCCAGATGCTGGCCTGCCTTGAAGAACGAAACTTTCCGATCAAATCCATCAAGATGCTGGCATCCAGCCGGTCGGTGGGGAAAAAGTTGAGGTTCAAAGGGGAAGACGTCCCCGTGGAGGAGCTGACCGAGGAGTCCTTCAAGGACGTGGATATCGCCTTTTTCTCGGCCGGCGGCGGGCCCAGCAAGAAGTTCGCCCCTATCGCGGCCCAGGACGGGTGCGTGGTGATCGACAACTCCAAGACATGGCGCATGGACCCGGACATTCCCCTGGTGGTGCCGGAGGTCAATCCCCATGCCGTGGCCGGTTATTCCAAAAAGGGCATCATCGCCAACCCCAACTGTTCAACGATCCAGATGGTGGTGGCCCTGGCGCCCATTCACAAAAAGGCCCGCATCAAACGCATCGTGGTCTGTACCTACCAGGCGGTGTCGGGCACGGGCAAGGCGGCCATTGACGAGCTGCTCCACCAGAGCCGGGCGATTCTGGACAACGCCTCTTTTGAAAAAAAGGTGTATCCACATCAGATCGCCTTCAACTGCCTGCCCCATATCGGCTCGTTCCTGGAAACCGGATACACCGATGAAGAGATGAAGATGGTCAACGAGACCCGCAAAATCATGGAAGACGACACCATCATGGTGTCCGCCACCACCATTCGGGTGCCGGTTCTCTACAGCCATTCGGAAGCGGTGAACGTCGAGACCGAAACCCCCATCTCACCGGAAGAGGTGCGGGAGCTTATGAAAAACGCGCCCGGTGTGAAGGTGGTGGACGACCCTGGGGCCAACATTTATCCCATGGCCATCGACGCTGCCGGCATAGACGAAACCCTGGTGGGCCGGATTCGAAAAGATGTTTCGGTACCCAACGGCATCGATATGTGGGTTGTGGCCGACAACATTCGAAAGGGCGCAGCCACCAACGCCATCCAGATCGGCGAGATTCTGATCCGGGACTATTTCTAA
- the greA gene encoding transcription elongation factor GreA, with the protein MHLFAEAVVVETIPITRQGYEKLNQELSRLKAVERPANIRAIEEARAHGDLSENAEFHAAKEKQGFIEGRINDLEHKLASANIIDPSTLTKDRAVFGCTIRLESIDTGDEVEYQLVGPDESNIDNGLISVTSPLGKAILGKVPGDEVVLQAPGGKRSYELIEIR; encoded by the coding sequence ATGCACCTTTTCGCGGAGGCAGTAGTGGTAGAAACCATTCCGATTACCCGACAGGGGTATGAAAAGCTCAACCAGGAGCTGAGTCGTCTCAAGGCCGTTGAGCGACCGGCCAACATTCGGGCCATTGAAGAGGCCCGGGCCCACGGTGACCTTTCCGAAAACGCCGAGTTCCACGCGGCCAAAGAGAAACAGGGGTTCATCGAGGGCCGCATCAACGACCTGGAGCACAAGCTGGCCAGCGCCAACATCATCGACCCGTCCACCCTGACAAAGGACCGGGCCGTGTTCGGCTGCACCATCCGGCTGGAGAGCATTGACACGGGTGATGAAGTGGAGTATCAACTGGTCGGCCCGGATGAGTCCAACATCGACAACGGGCTTATTTCCGTGACCTCCCCCCTGGGAAAGGCGATTCTGGGAAAGGTGCCCGGCGATGAGGTGGTGCTTCAGGCCCCGGGCGGCAAACGGAGTTATGAACTCATAGAAATTCGATAA
- the rpoZ gene encoding DNA-directed RNA polymerase subunit omega, translating into MARITVEDCLRKVPSRFELVHLAAQRVRQIREGSEYLVISPKNEDIVVALREIAAGKITQENMAAALASGFFKADAFENDGISEEIAEEMTRNMNEGAGLADSGLETREDEDLEADGDEGDDEDDA; encoded by the coding sequence ATGGCACGAATCACGGTGGAAGACTGTCTGCGCAAGGTACCGTCCCGTTTCGAGCTGGTTCACCTGGCGGCCCAGCGGGTGCGCCAGATACGGGAAGGCTCTGAATACCTGGTCATCTCTCCCAAAAACGAAGACATTGTGGTGGCCCTGCGGGAGATCGCCGCGGGCAAGATCACCCAGGAGAACATGGCCGCGGCCCTGGCGTCCGGTTTTTTCAAGGCAGACGCCTTTGAAAATGACGGCATCAGCGAGGAAATCGCCGAAGAAATGACCCGGAACATGAATGAAGGCGCCGGGCTGGCCGACAGCGGCCTGGAAACCCGGGAGGATGAAGACCTTGAAGCGGACGGGGACGAAGGCGACGACGAAGACGACGCATAG